A stretch of Aureispira sp. CCB-E DNA encodes these proteins:
- the msrB gene encoding peptide-methionine (R)-S-oxide reductase MsrB produces the protein MKKINKTEAEWKNQLSDLEYNVLRQAGTERAFTGAYYNHEEEGTYLCNACKTPLFDSTNKYHSGCGWPSFWGELETANITQRADNSHGMRRVELVCSTCESHLGHIFNDGPPPTGVRYCINSVSLDFVPKK, from the coding sequence ATGAAAAAAATAAATAAGACAGAAGCAGAATGGAAAAATCAACTTTCTGACTTAGAGTATAACGTATTGAGACAAGCTGGCACTGAACGAGCTTTTACAGGGGCGTATTACAATCATGAAGAAGAAGGGACGTATTTGTGTAATGCTTGCAAAACACCTTTGTTTGATTCTACCAATAAGTATCATTCAGGATGTGGCTGGCCTTCTTTTTGGGGAGAGTTAGAAACGGCGAACATTACGCAACGAGCAGATAATAGCCATGGTATGCGACGAGTGGAATTGGTTTGTTCTACTTGTGAAAGCCATTTGGGGCATATTTTCAACGATGGTCCTCCACCAACAGGCGTGCGTTATTGTATCAATTCTGTATCTTTGGATTTTGTGCCTAAAAAATAA
- a CDS encoding histone deacetylase, translated as MLKIAFSSIYKYTLPEGHRFPMSKYELIPAQLLHQGIIEQEHFFEPQPLEETWILRTHDKAYWQSLKELSISPKAARKIGFPVRKSLIDRGRVIAQGTIDCALYAKQYGVAMNVAGGTHHSFRDRGEGFCVLNDFAIASNYLLDNQLAQQILIIDLDVHQGNGTAKIFEQEPRVFTFSMHGAKNYPLQKENSDLDIPLEDGLKDEPYLDLVRAYIPRLLEEVQPDLVFYLSGVDVLASDKLGRLGLSIEGCKIRDQLVFEYCKAANIPVAVSMGGGYSPKLAHIVDAHCNTFKMAQEVFFD; from the coding sequence ATGCTTAAAATTGCCTTTTCTTCTATTTATAAATACACTCTTCCCGAAGGACATCGTTTTCCTATGTCTAAATACGAACTCATTCCAGCCCAATTATTACATCAAGGCATTATAGAGCAAGAGCATTTTTTTGAGCCCCAACCCTTAGAAGAAACTTGGATTTTGCGCACGCACGACAAAGCCTATTGGCAAAGCTTAAAGGAACTCAGTATTAGCCCTAAAGCTGCCCGAAAAATTGGTTTTCCTGTTCGCAAAAGTTTGATTGATCGAGGTCGAGTGATTGCGCAAGGAACCATCGACTGTGCGTTGTATGCAAAACAATATGGTGTTGCGATGAATGTTGCGGGAGGCACGCACCACTCTTTTCGTGATAGAGGCGAAGGTTTCTGTGTATTAAACGACTTTGCGATTGCTTCTAATTATCTCCTAGACAATCAATTGGCACAACAAATTTTGATTATTGATCTAGATGTTCACCAAGGTAATGGTACTGCCAAGATTTTTGAACAAGAGCCAAGAGTATTTACTTTTTCTATGCATGGTGCTAAAAATTATCCGCTCCAAAAAGAAAACTCAGACTTAGATATTCCACTCGAAGATGGTCTGAAAGACGAGCCTTACCTAGACTTGGTTCGTGCTTACATTCCTCGGTTATTAGAAGAAGTTCAACCTGATTTGGTGTTTTATTTGTCTGGTGTTGATGTCTTAGCTTCTGACAAATTAGGTCGTTTGGGCTTGAGCATTGAAGGGTGTAAAATACGAGATCAGCTCGTTTTTGAATATTGCAAAGCAGCCAACATTCCTGTCGCCGTTAGTATGGGAGGTGGCTATTCTCCCAAATTAGCACATATTGTCGATGCCCATTGCAATACTTTTAAAATGGCTCAAGAGGTATTTTTTGATTAA
- a CDS encoding TonB-dependent siderophore receptor encodes MQFYLILWCLLFLSTPIMAQQDSTILTDHSDTIILEKSRLPDFGLGHNTKHLGKEVLSTYSSRNLAQVLQLESTFFVKNYGPSGISSLSGRGGGASHTAVLWEGFNIQSPMLGQADISLLPAVFVDYVDIQYGGESALFGNSSIGGALHLGTNSKFGRGWHFEGNLHGGSFEDIGQQFNLSYSNHWYSGSIRSFYHNAKNNYLFKDINAFGFPKPIKEQTNARLQQWGILQEHNVKFKKHQLGIKAWYQDSKRQIPPPLLLSSSNDFQKDEALRLVAHWKTYFDTQVWKARSALFLESLHFQSDAVNSLSKILSSISEIENKWYLNNLHHFNFGLNYSFFKASSGGYTQDPQQHRLALFGAYKFTSAQKKWAGTFSIREELVNNNLITPAASLGGTWNFYKKFRLNLHLSHNYRLPTFNDLYWNTLGNSNLKPEYSWNSELGLCLPFWFKQFHIETTITGFCNLVNDWILWSPNTAGLWRPSNVEQVWARGMELNVQGKFHWKQWQFKAAANYAFTQSTRTKGSEQSTIGKQLIYTPAHNANIRLQVQYRQTSLLYQHSVTSLRYIDNANTEILPLFHVGYLRLNQRFSFKNTSANLYLQINNLFGEDYQVVSNRAMPWQQFELGIGVRL; translated from the coding sequence ATGCAATTCTATTTAATTTTATGGTGTTTACTTTTCTTGAGTACTCCTATTATGGCACAACAAGACAGTACCATCTTAACCGATCATAGTGATACGATTATTCTTGAAAAAAGTCGCTTGCCCGACTTTGGGCTAGGACACAATACCAAACACTTAGGCAAAGAAGTTTTAAGTACTTATAGTAGTCGAAATTTAGCGCAAGTACTTCAATTAGAGAGTACTTTTTTTGTCAAAAACTATGGCCCAAGTGGTATTAGCAGCCTATCTGGACGAGGTGGTGGTGCTAGCCATACCGCTGTTTTATGGGAAGGCTTTAACATCCAAAGCCCCATGTTGGGTCAAGCTGATATTTCCTTACTTCCTGCTGTTTTTGTAGACTATGTAGACATTCAGTATGGTGGCGAATCTGCCTTATTTGGCAATAGTTCTATTGGAGGCGCCTTGCACCTTGGAACCAATTCAAAATTTGGTAGAGGCTGGCATTTTGAAGGGAATTTGCACGGAGGTTCTTTTGAGGATATTGGCCAACAATTCAACTTAAGTTACAGCAATCATTGGTATTCGGGCAGTATTCGTTCTTTTTATCATAATGCTAAAAACAATTATCTATTTAAAGATATTAATGCCTTTGGTTTTCCTAAGCCTATCAAAGAGCAAACCAACGCTCGTTTGCAACAATGGGGGATTTTGCAAGAGCACAATGTCAAGTTTAAGAAGCATCAATTGGGAATCAAAGCGTGGTATCAAGACAGCAAACGTCAAATTCCTCCCCCTTTATTATTGAGCAGTAGTAATGATTTTCAAAAAGATGAAGCATTGCGATTGGTTGCTCATTGGAAAACCTATTTTGATACGCAAGTTTGGAAAGCTCGATCCGCCCTATTCTTAGAATCCCTGCATTTTCAAAGTGATGCTGTTAACTCCTTGAGTAAGATATTAAGTTCTATTTCTGAAATTGAAAATAAATGGTATTTAAACAATTTACACCACTTCAATTTTGGCTTGAACTACAGCTTTTTTAAAGCCAGTTCTGGAGGCTATACTCAAGATCCTCAACAACACCGACTCGCTCTTTTTGGTGCGTATAAGTTTACAAGCGCCCAAAAGAAATGGGCAGGCACGTTTTCTATAAGAGAAGAGTTGGTCAATAACAATCTAATTACACCAGCAGCATCCTTAGGAGGCACCTGGAATTTTTACAAAAAGTTCCGACTAAACTTACACTTATCCCATAACTACCGTTTGCCTACTTTTAATGACTTATATTGGAACACATTAGGAAATAGCAACCTAAAACCTGAATATAGTTGGAATAGTGAATTGGGGCTTTGTCTACCATTTTGGTTCAAACAGTTTCATATTGAAACAACGATAACTGGATTTTGTAATTTGGTAAACGATTGGATTTTATGGTCTCCCAATACAGCGGGCTTGTGGCGACCAAGTAACGTTGAACAAGTTTGGGCACGAGGAATGGAATTAAATGTGCAAGGAAAATTTCATTGGAAACAATGGCAATTCAAAGCGGCCGCTAATTACGCATTTACACAAAGCACTCGTACCAAAGGCTCTGAACAATCTACCATTGGCAAACAGCTTATTTATACCCCAGCACACAATGCCAATATACGACTACAAGTTCAATACCGTCAAACCAGTTTGTTGTATCAGCATAGCGTAACGTCCTTGCGGTATATTGATAATGCTAATACAGAAATATTACCTCTATTCCACGTTGGGTATCTGCGCTTGAATCAACGTTTTAGTTTTAAAAACACTTCTGCAAATCTTTACTTACAAATCAATAACTTATTTGGAGAAGATTATCAAGTTGTTAGCAACCGAGCAATGCCTTGGCAACAATTTGAACTGGGAATCGGAGTTCGATTATAG
- a CDS encoding ABC transporter ATP-binding protein yields the protein MQRVIDIQNVKKSYQMGEQVVHALRGVTLNIKRNEYVALMGPSGSGKSTLMNMLGCLDTPSAGTYLLNNQNVSTLVDDELAEIRNKEIGFVFQTFNLIPRLSSLENVALPLVYSGMKKSDRLAKAQAVLESVGLGDRVHHKPNELSGGQRQRVAVARALVNNPSIILADEPTGNLDSKTSIEIMALFEEIHNNGNTVILVTHEPDIAEHAHRIIRLKDGEIESDILNQEIISAIKK from the coding sequence ATGCAACGAGTCATAGACATTCAAAATGTCAAAAAAAGTTACCAAATGGGGGAGCAAGTTGTGCATGCGCTTCGAGGGGTAACATTGAATATTAAACGCAACGAATATGTAGCTTTGATGGGACCATCAGGATCAGGTAAATCAACCTTGATGAATATGTTAGGTTGTTTAGACACTCCTTCTGCGGGTACTTATTTGTTGAACAATCAAAATGTATCTACTTTGGTAGATGATGAATTAGCAGAGATTCGAAACAAAGAGATTGGTTTTGTCTTTCAGACCTTTAATTTAATCCCAAGATTGTCTTCTTTAGAAAATGTAGCTTTGCCTTTGGTTTACTCTGGTATGAAAAAATCAGATCGTTTGGCGAAAGCTCAAGCGGTATTAGAATCGGTAGGACTAGGAGATCGAGTGCATCACAAACCTAATGAATTGTCTGGTGGACAGCGACAACGAGTGGCAGTAGCTAGAGCTTTGGTCAATAATCCATCAATTATTCTAGCAGATGAGCCAACAGGAAATTTAGACTCAAAAACCTCTATTGAAATAATGGCTTTGTTTGAAGAAATTCATAACAATGGAAATACCGTTATTTTGGTAACACACGAACCTGATATTGCCGAACATGCTCATCGGATTATTCGTTTGAAAGATGGTGAAATTGAAAGTGATATTTTAAACCAAGAAATTATTAGTGCTATTAAAAAGTAG
- a CDS encoding DUF4249 domain-containing protein, giving the protein MKIIPILSLFLLFILSTACEKEFIPETTYDGPELVVEGYISVGPGALPPYVILTKSIEYSSTIGSDILTDIFVHDAEVSISDGNNKVQLQELCVSDLQALPPFLRDAILQAIGIPNNFDSTGFDICVYTDLLGIVGLGVDVKEGGSYDLEIKTDDFNTVTATTTIPYAVIVDSLTYINHPSYPANDSLVEVAAHFKDPVGPNYYRGFSKRNNEPFYPSSTRGTNGSVSDDNIFDGQEFSFGVIRGQDPFGDFDFDTFGYFWRGDTVTFRAANIDYAHFRFWQTLEYNSGSQGPFGTYTRIESNIKGGLGIWGGMSYRDYTLMIPE; this is encoded by the coding sequence ATGAAAATCATACCTATTCTTAGTCTTTTTTTGCTATTCATTTTATCAACGGCTTGCGAAAAAGAATTCATCCCTGAAACTACCTATGACGGTCCAGAGCTTGTTGTAGAAGGTTATATTAGTGTAGGTCCAGGAGCATTACCGCCTTATGTCATTCTAACCAAAAGCATTGAATATTCCTCAACGATTGGCAGTGATATTTTAACTGATATTTTTGTCCATGATGCAGAAGTTAGCATTTCGGATGGCAATAACAAAGTGCAATTACAAGAACTATGCGTAAGCGATCTTCAGGCACTCCCCCCCTTTCTTCGAGATGCAATCCTTCAAGCTATCGGAATACCCAACAACTTTGACTCTACAGGATTTGATATTTGTGTCTATACCGATTTATTGGGGATTGTTGGCTTGGGAGTCGATGTAAAAGAAGGAGGAAGTTATGATTTAGAAATTAAAACAGATGATTTTAATACTGTCACCGCTACGACAACCATTCCTTACGCTGTTATCGTAGATTCTCTGACCTATATCAACCATCCTAGCTATCCAGCCAATGATTCGTTAGTAGAAGTAGCTGCTCATTTCAAAGATCCAGTTGGTCCCAATTATTATAGAGGTTTTTCCAAACGAAATAACGAACCTTTTTACCCTTCTAGTACACGAGGCACCAACGGGTCGGTGAGTGACGATAATATCTTTGATGGGCAAGAATTTAGCTTTGGAGTTATTCGTGGGCAAGATCCTTTTGGAGATTTTGACTTTGATACTTTTGGTTATTTTTGGCGGGGCGATACGGTTACTTTTCGTGCGGCAAACATTGATTATGCCCACTTCCGATTTTGGCAAACACTAGAGTATAATTCAGGTTCTCAAGGACCTTTTGGCACCTACACTCGTATTGAGTCCAACATTAAAGGTGGTTTGGGAATCTGGGGCGGTATGTCCTATCGTGATTACACCTTGATGATTCCTGAATAG
- a CDS encoding rhomboid family intramembrane serine protease produces MNSLFLQLSNEPALHEAPLTYLILAITIYTSYRYMEDSDEKRRMLFNAYAIDKYNQWYRFFSHGLIHKDWVHLGLNSFVLYMFGGQLEMDLKSTRYFGPLMGPILYLTLYLTGLAMSSVYSFYKHRYSSSYNALGASGAVSSVVFATILLSPLGGIGIIFIPIRIPAFIFGGLYLAYSAYKSKQGNDNIGHDAHYWGSVWGFVFLLIFQPKLLLDFIDQIKLYLSTIF; encoded by the coding sequence ATGAATAGCTTATTTTTGCAATTGAGTAACGAGCCTGCTTTGCACGAAGCACCGTTAACCTATCTAATATTGGCCATTACAATTTATACCTCTTATCGGTATATGGAAGACTCCGACGAAAAACGTCGCATGTTGTTTAATGCGTATGCTATTGATAAATACAATCAGTGGTATCGTTTTTTTAGTCATGGACTCATTCACAAGGATTGGGTGCATCTAGGACTCAATAGTTTTGTACTGTATATGTTTGGAGGACAATTGGAAATGGATTTGAAGAGTACAAGATATTTTGGTCCATTGATGGGACCAATTTTATACCTTACACTATATCTCACGGGATTAGCCATGTCGTCTGTCTATTCATTTTACAAACATAGATATAGTTCTTCTTATAACGCTCTAGGAGCTTCAGGAGCCGTTTCTAGTGTTGTGTTTGCTACTATTTTATTGAGTCCATTAGGAGGGATTGGAATCATTTTTATACCAATAAGAATTCCTGCTTTTATATTTGGTGGCTTGTATTTGGCTTATTCGGCTTACAAAAGTAAACAAGGTAACGACAACATTGGGCATGATGCGCACTATTGGGGATCGGTATGGGGATTTGTTTTTTTATTGATATTTCAACCCAAATTGTTATTGGATTTTATAGATCAAATAAAACTTTATCTTAGTACGATATTTTAA